In the Acidovorax sp. A79 genome, one interval contains:
- a CDS encoding CaiB/BaiF CoA transferase family protein: protein MNPQNHSSARGGTQPLSGVKVVDLSRLVSGNMLTHVLADLGATVIKVEPPRKGDELRAWQREGMSTYWLAYSRNKDSVELNLRTGDDMARLTGLLADADILVENFRPGTLERMGLGKDRLNALNPKLVVVRISGWGQTGQFASKGGFGSLIEAMSGFAAMNGFADLPPVLPPFAMADSVAGIYGAALALAALHGQRGNANASVQEIDLSLFEPLFSILGPQAAEFQLTGKSTPRSGSRSPTHAPRNVYKTRDEKWVALSAGMEGTLARLFEGIGYPQGLQDPRFSSHEARLKNIDALDALIQGHITQLTLPEALEFFAVRDITAGPVCDIADLLEHPYIAESQLLVDQVAPDGRTVSVHAAPYRINGQRPPIRRGAPALGQDNTAWFGAAKPSADTGSAAAAQPT, encoded by the coding sequence ATGAACCCACAAAACCACTCTTCGGCCCGTGGCGGCACGCAACCCCTGTCGGGGGTGAAAGTCGTCGACCTCTCGCGCCTGGTGTCTGGAAACATGCTGACCCACGTGCTCGCAGACCTCGGCGCCACGGTCATCAAGGTGGAGCCGCCGCGCAAGGGCGACGAGCTGCGCGCCTGGCAGCGCGAAGGCATGAGCACCTACTGGCTCGCGTACAGCCGCAACAAGGACAGCGTCGAGCTCAACCTGCGCACCGGGGACGACATGGCCAGGCTGACGGGTCTCCTGGCCGATGCCGACATCCTGGTCGAGAACTTCCGCCCTGGCACGCTGGAGCGCATGGGACTCGGCAAGGACCGGCTCAATGCCTTGAACCCGAAGCTGGTGGTGGTTCGCATCTCCGGCTGGGGCCAGACGGGCCAGTTTGCAAGCAAGGGTGGTTTCGGCTCGCTGATTGAAGCCATGAGCGGCTTCGCGGCCATGAATGGCTTCGCCGACCTGCCGCCGGTGCTTCCACCCTTCGCCATGGCCGATTCCGTGGCCGGCATCTACGGCGCCGCGCTGGCGCTCGCCGCGCTCCATGGCCAGCGTGGCAATGCGAACGCATCGGTCCAGGAGATTGACCTGTCGTTGTTCGAACCGCTGTTCTCCATCCTCGGGCCCCAGGCAGCGGAGTTCCAGCTGACGGGCAAGTCGACGCCGCGGTCGGGCAGCCGTTCGCCCACCCATGCACCTCGCAACGTCTACAAGACCCGCGACGAGAAGTGGGTGGCCTTGTCGGCCGGCATGGAGGGCACGCTGGCCCGCTTGTTCGAAGGCATCGGCTACCCGCAAGGTCTTCAGGACCCGCGGTTTTCCTCCCATGAGGCGCGGCTGAAGAACATAGACGCCCTGGATGCGCTCATCCAGGGGCACATCACCCAACTCACGCTGCCAGAGGCGCTGGAGTTCTTCGCGGTGCGGGACATCACTGCCGGCCCGGTCTGTGACATCGCGGACCTGCTGGAGCATCCCTATATCGCGGAAAGCCAGCTTCTGGTCGACCAGGTCGCTCCAGATGGCCGGACGGTCTCCGTCCATGCGGCGCCTTACCGCATCAATGGGCAGCGCCCCCCTATTCGCCGCGGCGCGCCTGCGCTCGGCCAAGACAACACCGCCTGGTTTGGCGCCGCCAAGCCGTCTGCCGACACAGGTTCCGCTGCAGCCGCACAACCGACTTGA
- a CDS encoding Bug family tripartite tricarboxylate transporter substrate binding protein gives MIRRNALLGIAVCAAFGAAHAETYPSKPVTLVVPSAPAGSTDIVARLIGEQLQTALGQAVVVDNRPGGSGNIGTEFAARAPADGHTLLVQYSGYHVGNPALFSQIRWKTSDFVPIALVMRAPHVVAVSATLPVNSLKEFIAYGQKNPKGLFYASSGNGSIQHIAGEMFGKQSKVPVTHVPYKGAGPVITDLISGQVDMFITTPPSVIGQVQAGKLKALAYAGPKRHPSLANVPTAAEAGLPGYEVESWFAVFAPAKTPSAITARLAAAIKTIVESDNYKKKIEDQGAFAAYMGPAELGKFVDQETAAWAKVVREGNIKAE, from the coding sequence ATGATTCGTAGAAATGCATTGCTGGGCATCGCGGTGTGCGCGGCGTTCGGGGCTGCGCACGCGGAAACCTACCCCTCCAAACCCGTCACGCTCGTGGTGCCCAGTGCCCCGGCGGGTTCCACCGACATCGTGGCCCGCCTGATTGGCGAGCAGCTGCAGACGGCGCTTGGCCAGGCCGTCGTGGTTGACAACAGGCCCGGCGGCAGTGGGAACATCGGCACCGAGTTTGCGGCCCGCGCACCGGCCGATGGCCATACGCTGCTGGTCCAGTACTCGGGCTATCACGTGGGCAACCCCGCGCTGTTCTCGCAGATTCGCTGGAAGACCTCTGACTTTGTGCCCATCGCGCTGGTGATGCGCGCACCGCACGTCGTGGCGGTCAGTGCCACCCTTCCGGTCAACAGCCTGAAGGAGTTCATCGCCTACGGCCAGAAGAATCCCAAGGGCCTGTTCTACGCATCTTCTGGCAATGGCTCGATTCAGCACATTGCCGGCGAGATGTTCGGCAAGCAGTCCAAGGTCCCTGTGACCCATGTGCCCTACAAGGGCGCTGGTCCGGTCATCACCGACCTCATCAGCGGCCAGGTCGACATGTTCATCACGACGCCGCCCTCCGTCATTGGCCAGGTGCAAGCGGGCAAGTTGAAGGCCCTGGCGTATGCGGGGCCCAAGCGCCATCCATCCCTTGCGAATGTGCCGACCGCTGCCGAGGCGGGGCTGCCCGGCTACGAAGTTGAAAGCTGGTTCGCCGTCTTCGCCCCCGCCAAGACACCCTCCGCCATCACGGCCCGCCTCGCCGCAGCCATCAAGACCATCGTCGAGAGCGACAACTACAAGAAAAAGATCGAAGACCAGGGCGCCTTCGCCGCCTACATGGGCCCCGCAGAACTGGGCAAGTTCGTGGACCAGGAAACAGCCGCGTGGGCCAAGGTGGTTCGCGAAGGCAACATCAAAGCCGAGTGA
- a CDS encoding hydroxymethylglutaryl-CoA lyase, with protein MFEGRAIKLKINEVGPRDGLQNEAAFVETDDKVRLVDHLSGLGYSKIEVTSFTSPTAIPALRDAEAVMHRIRREPGVVYTALIPNVRGGERALECRVDEFNLVMSASETHNLANLRMTRPQSLRQLGDVAAVALSAKVPVNISLSCVFGCPMEGEVPQATVLDLVGQFVGLGATGVTLCDTTGMAYPTQVHGICESVAKAYPQLNITGHFHNTRGMGLVNTLAAVEAGIRQFDMSLGGIGGCPYAPGASGNVATEDVVHMLQWMGYDTGVDVPGLIQAAHELERLIGHELPAQVSRAGERLKRHEPPAGFDEIRERAIARNTASAK; from the coding sequence ATGTTTGAGGGCAGGGCGATCAAGCTCAAGATCAATGAGGTCGGCCCCCGCGACGGCCTTCAGAACGAGGCCGCGTTCGTAGAGACCGACGACAAGGTGCGGTTGGTGGACCATCTGAGCGGACTGGGGTACTCCAAGATCGAAGTGACGTCGTTCACCTCGCCGACCGCAATCCCTGCGCTCAGGGATGCCGAGGCCGTCATGCACCGCATTCGGCGCGAGCCCGGTGTTGTGTACACCGCGTTGATTCCCAATGTCCGTGGCGGCGAGCGCGCCCTGGAGTGCCGGGTCGACGAATTCAACCTGGTGATGTCGGCCAGCGAAACCCACAACCTGGCCAACCTGAGGATGACCCGTCCACAGTCGCTGCGCCAGCTGGGTGATGTGGCTGCCGTTGCCTTGTCGGCCAAGGTGCCTGTGAACATTTCGCTGTCCTGCGTGTTCGGTTGCCCCATGGAGGGAGAGGTGCCGCAGGCCACCGTGCTGGACCTGGTGGGTCAGTTCGTTGGTCTGGGTGCAACGGGCGTCACGCTTTGCGACACGACGGGGATGGCATACCCCACCCAGGTCCATGGCATCTGCGAATCAGTCGCCAAGGCCTATCCCCAACTGAACATCACCGGCCACTTCCACAACACGCGGGGGATGGGCCTGGTCAACACACTTGCGGCGGTCGAGGCTGGCATCCGCCAGTTCGACATGTCGCTGGGCGGCATCGGTGGCTGCCCCTATGCCCCTGGTGCGTCCGGCAATGTGGCCACGGAGGACGTGGTCCACATGCTGCAGTGGATGGGCTACGACACGGGTGTCGATGTTCCTGGTCTCATCCAGGCGGCCCACGAGCTGGAGCGGCTGATTGGCCACGAGCTCCCCGCCCAGGTGAGCCGCGCCGGTGAACGCCTCAAGCGCCATGAGCCACCGGCGGGCTTCGATGAAATCCGGGAGCGTGCCATCGCTCGCAACACGGCATCTGCAAAGTAG
- a CDS encoding carboxylesterase/lipase family protein: protein MGLLISCASPGGGADTGLATARTESGVVRGHGTDVKKFYGIPYAAAPAGDLRWKPPQPAAPWTGVRDSTSFGDYCVQPQEYPEQRGGMSEDCLNLNVWTPARRKDERLAVIVWIHGGGFAYGAGSHPSYDGEALARRGVVVVTLNYRLGLLGFMAHPHLTAESPQRASGNYGLMDQAAALKWVQRNIAAFGGDPARVTVMGQSAGAHAISTLMTTDMAQGTFQKALMQSVGVMRPTMALKDAELYGLRFGSDLGALRKLPATDFVELIKKQPSGRSLATGRPVSIINDGYAVKTPDYQAYATGKFAKVPILVGNNENEGGGATRNWSIKTVADFQGFVQQSFKGREQAAWAAYAVASDDKVPQALADLYADTEYLFGTRELLARYQDHGLKSYRYVFTRHRNEAAAMPIHGDELQFVFDNLQSPHRGKNRPFNAVDATVARTMADAWVQFAKTGDPNGQGLSAWKPYSAQEQSYMEFGARPALRAGYNGKGIDFVRDHFSSAGR, encoded by the coding sequence ATGGGCCTCCTGATTTCCTGCGCATCCCCCGGTGGTGGCGCTGACACCGGCCTTGCCACGGCACGGACCGAGTCGGGCGTTGTCCGTGGCCACGGCACGGACGTGAAGAAGTTCTACGGCATTCCCTACGCCGCCGCGCCCGCCGGCGACCTGCGCTGGAAGCCGCCGCAGCCAGCCGCCCCATGGACCGGTGTGCGCGACAGCACCTCGTTCGGCGACTACTGCGTCCAGCCGCAGGAGTACCCTGAGCAGCGCGGTGGCATGAGCGAGGACTGCCTGAACCTGAATGTCTGGACACCGGCCCGGCGCAAAGATGAACGCCTGGCGGTCATCGTCTGGATCCATGGTGGCGGGTTCGCGTACGGCGCAGGCTCCCATCCCTCCTACGATGGCGAAGCCCTTGCCCGCCGCGGCGTGGTCGTCGTCACACTGAACTACCGCCTCGGTCTGCTGGGCTTCATGGCCCACCCCCACCTCACTGCGGAGTCGCCCCAGCGGGCCTCGGGCAACTACGGCCTGATGGACCAGGCGGCCGCGCTCAAGTGGGTGCAGCGGAACATCGCGGCCTTTGGTGGCGACCCGGCCAGGGTGACCGTGATGGGCCAATCCGCCGGCGCCCATGCCATCAGCACGCTCATGACCACGGACATGGCCCAGGGCACGTTCCAGAAGGCGCTCATGCAGAGCGTGGGTGTGATGCGCCCGACGATGGCGCTGAAGGATGCGGAGCTGTACGGCCTGCGTTTCGGCAGCGACCTGGGCGCGCTGCGCAAGCTCCCTGCTACCGACTTCGTGGAATTGATCAAGAAGCAGCCCTCTGGCCGGTCTCTCGCCACCGGAAGGCCGGTGAGCATCATCAACGATGGCTACGCCGTGAAGACGCCCGACTACCAGGCGTACGCCACCGGCAAGTTCGCCAAGGTCCCCATCCTTGTTGGAAACAACGAGAACGAAGGGGGCGGGGCCACCCGCAACTGGTCCATCAAGACCGTGGCGGATTTCCAGGGCTTCGTCCAGCAGTCCTTCAAGGGCAGGGAGCAGGCAGCCTGGGCCGCGTACGCCGTGGCCAGCGACGACAAGGTTCCTCAGGCGCTGGCCGACCTCTACGCTGATACGGAGTACCTCTTTGGCACGCGGGAACTGCTGGCGCGTTACCAGGACCATGGCCTGAAAAGCTACCGCTACGTGTTCACCCGCCATCGCAATGAGGCGGCGGCAATGCCCATCCACGGGGATGAGCTGCAGTTCGTCTTCGACAACCTGCAGTCACCGCACCGCGGGAAGAACCGCCCCTTCAATGCCGTCGATGCAACCGTCGCAAGAACGATGGCGGATGCCTGGGTGCAGTTCGCAAAGACCGGCGACCCCAACGGCCAGGGCTTGAGTGCCTGGAAGCCGTACAGCGCCCAAGAGCAGTCGTACATGGAGTTTGGAGCCAGACCGGCCCTGCGCGCAGGCTACAACGGCAAGGGCATCGACTTCGTGCGCGACCACTTCAGCTCAGCGGGGCGCTGA
- a CDS encoding LysR family transcriptional regulator, protein MELRQLRYLIGVCEAGGVLAASKTLHVAQPALSQSISSLEGELGVQLFVRTNRGMTLTDAGRTMLEHSRVVLADIERARSAVQHSALDIQGEMAVGLPTTVALVATLPILRATRTRYPKLKLKIIESHSGFLGEWLRAGRLDLSVLFVSGNEPAFEYRLLLEERLALVTTPQDTPATREISLKSLASRPLVLPAQEHGLRRIIDRVCAEHGVELEVIAEIDSLPNIKKAVQEGMASTILSPGAVADEVQAGHLAVTTITRPHIPRQVACATSMTRPVTPATAAMISLVTEEMRSLVEQGLWPAEWIGDAPA, encoded by the coding sequence ATGGAACTGCGCCAACTTCGGTACCTGATTGGGGTCTGTGAGGCGGGGGGCGTGCTGGCTGCGTCCAAGACCTTGCACGTGGCGCAGCCAGCGCTGAGCCAGAGCATTTCCTCGCTGGAGGGCGAGCTGGGGGTGCAGCTGTTCGTGCGGACGAACCGGGGAATGACCCTCACGGATGCGGGCCGCACCATGCTTGAACACTCGCGGGTTGTGCTTGCCGACATCGAGCGGGCCCGCAGTGCCGTTCAGCATTCGGCACTGGACATCCAGGGTGAGATGGCCGTGGGGTTGCCGACGACCGTGGCGCTGGTGGCAACGCTGCCCATCCTGCGCGCCACCAGGACGCGGTACCCGAAGCTGAAGCTCAAGATCATCGAGAGCCACAGCGGCTTTCTGGGCGAGTGGCTGCGCGCCGGACGGCTGGACCTGTCGGTTCTGTTCGTATCCGGCAATGAGCCGGCTTTCGAGTACCGCCTGCTTCTTGAAGAACGGCTCGCGCTGGTGACCACGCCCCAGGACACACCTGCCACCAGGGAGATTTCCTTGAAGTCTCTGGCCTCCCGCCCGCTCGTGCTTCCCGCCCAGGAACACGGGTTGCGCAGGATCATCGACAGGGTGTGCGCGGAGCATGGAGTGGAGCTGGAAGTGATTGCGGAGATTGACTCGCTGCCGAACATCAAGAAGGCGGTGCAGGAAGGCATGGCCAGCACCATCCTGTCGCCGGGCGCGGTTGCCGACGAGGTGCAGGCGGGCCACCTGGCGGTCACCACCATCACCCGGCCGCACATCCCGCGCCAGGTGGCATGTGCGACCTCGATGACGCGCCCCGTGACGCCGGCGACCGCGGCCATGATTTCGCTGGTGACCGAGGAAATGCGCTCGCTGGTTGAGCAAGGGCTCTGGCCAGCGGAGTGGATTGGCGACGCGCCTGCCTAG